Part of the Phycisphaerales bacterium genome, GCCTCGACGATGGAGAAGCCGCGGCGGCAATGTGGATGGATCCTTGTCATAGTCACCTAGGGGGCTTCAACTGCATAGATCTCGATCGGAAGATCTCTCGCGCCCGAGAGGACCCAGGCCCCCGGCACCGACGTCGTCGCGACCCAGCCATCGGTGAGGAACTGCGGCGAGTTCTCGAGCGGGACGTCGACCGAAGGCTTGCTCTTTGCAGAAGAGATCACGATCGCCACGAAATCCTCGTCATCGAAGACGACTTCGGTGTCGAAGGTCACCTCGACAAACTCGAGCGTTTCGGGCAGATCTTGCTTGCGGATCGTGGTCGTCGTGAGTGCCGTCGGCATCGGTACCGCGGTCAGCATGTTCACCCGATGAACAGAAATGTTGACGTTGTCGGCTTGGTGGGCTGCCTCAGTCATCGGAACGATGATGCGAGTAATCGCGTAGGGCCGACCACTCGACGGCGACGCCGGCTGCACGATCGCCGCGACCGAGACGCCATCATCGACGCTGAACGTCTGGGCGGGACTGCCGCTGTAGGCTCGTTCGAAGACGAGTTCGTCGGCGGCCGCTGGCGGAGCAACTCCGTGCCATGTCGCGTCTGCCGGCGTCGTCGCGACGAAGTAGTCCATCGACAGGCTCGTGACCGAGGGCACGATCGGCCACGGCGTCGAGCCGTTCATGGAGAGCGTGATCGGATCGCCGTCGCTCCCGCTCCAGGCGTAGCGGATCAGGTCGGGCGCGCCGTCGCCGGTGCGATCGGGCACGTAGAAGGAGACGGCCGTCGCCGTTGATTCGGTGAAGTGCAATGCCAACTCGACGTCGGCCGACATGCGAGCCATGCCATCGAGCGTGGGCGCCGCCGCGATGCCGCTGGTCGCCGCACCAAACGTGCGCCCGCCCACGCCGATGGCGGCGACCGCGCCGCCGAGGACGATGGTGGTGATGGCCATCGCGACGAGCATCTCGGCCAGCGAGAACCCTCGACGTCGGGTTGGGCGGCTCAAGGCGTGATCCTCGCCTGCCCGGTCGTCGCGTCGACGGTGATGGTGGCCCCGGAAACGCCGTTCCGTAGCGTGACCGTCCCGCCGTCCGACGGAATCCCATAGCCCGAGATCGTGTATTCCGTCCCGGCGCCGAACGTCGCGCTGCTGATCTCGGCATCCATGGAGCCGAAGTCGAGGTCGAGCACGAGATCGGGACCGCCCACGGTACCGGCGGGCATGCCCGCGAACGTCACGACATGGTTGGTGGTGTCGAACTGCACGGTGACCGGCGTACCGGATGCCCGGGCATAGGCTGCGCTGCGATCCAGGTCGGCCCGTAGCTGGTGGACGGCCGACTGCAAGCGATACCGGGCCACCGCGCTGCCGTAAGCCGGCAGCGCGAGGCCCGCGATAGCACCAATGATCAGGAGCACGACGGTCAGCTCCACCAGCGTGAAGCCGTGCCGTCCGGCCGAGATCGGATCAATAGCTCGTGTACAGCGTGCCGGTGTCATCGGTCGCAGCGCCGGTGTTGGCGGTGATCACGCCGGTCGTTTCGTTGTACAGCCAGGCGATGCCGGCGGCGTCTGCCGCGGCCACGCCGTTGTTCCCCTTCTGGGCGCCCACCTGGATGGTGGGAATCTCCTTCAGGTACGGGCCGTAGATGAACACGCCGGTCTTGGTCGCGTTCAGGTTTCCGTCGACGTCCGTGAACTGGTTGACCAGCGCGTTCTCGAAGTTGGCCACCGTCGGATACGTGTTGTTGTGCTCGGCGTAGTACAGCTCCAGAGCACTCCGCATGGTCGCCAGATCGGCACGCAGTCGCGAAGACGTCGCGCCGGCGGCGCCACGGCTCATGCGGGGCACGGCGACGGCCGCCAGGATCCCCAGGATCGCGATCACGATCACCAGCTCGATCAGGCTGAAGCCAGCCCGACGTGTACGCATCATCCCAACAACCATCGTGCTACCTCCGAATAGGGCTCACGGGCCCCCTTGTGCTTTGTACTGCCCTGCTCATCGATCCGATCGGCGCTCGAATCCATTGTCCATGCTGCGTTTGTGCAATCGACTGGGCCATCCAGGCCTCATAACCGGCACGATCGAACCTCAAGGCGTGCCTTCATCGGGCTGGTTGGGCAACACCAGCCGAGCCGTGCGATCCCCGGCCTGGAACAACGCCGACCGAGCGTCGATGCTGATCAGCCGATAACCGCTGACTTCGTCGCCGATGCGCACCGGCGTGCGATTGACCATGGCAACGCTGGACTCGGCGCCCTGAACGATCGTGGAGAGCTGGTGCAACCCGATGAACTCGTCGACGCTCAGCAGACCGGGCTCGGTACGCCCTTCCACTGCCGACGATCGGTCCGCGAACGGGTTCGAGCCCGTTGCCGCAGGCAAATCGCCGATGGCAGCGTCGAGCCGATCGTTCCACTGCACCGCCACGTCGGATGCGAGCGCGCTCGGGGAAGCACTCGGCGAAGTGGTCGTATCGGACGCAGCTGGCGAAGTGGTCGCGACCCCGGTCGGTCCGGCTTGTTGTCCCGTACTCGCCTGCGCGCCGCTCGGCGAACCCAGCAGGAACTGGTCGATCGCCAGGATCAAGCCCGCCGAACCCAGCAGACCCAGCAGTACTTTTCGTTCCTTGTTTAATGCCATGGCCTTGGACCTATCGATCCGGAGCGGCGGCAGATGGAGCCGAACCGGCCGGCGTGGTCGTGGCGGCGTCCGTCGCTGACGGTTGGGGCGCATGTACCAGTACGGTGGCCATCAACGCAAGGCGTTCGGCGTCGGTGGGTGATGGCACGATCGCGAATCCCTCGATCTCGGCCGTCGGGAGATGGTCCTGGAACTGCGACACGAACGCGTCGATGTCCGAGAACGAGCCCATGGCATTGACCGTCAGCTGCGTGCGCGCCAGCCCGTCTACACGCTCGGTGCCGGAGCGATCAGCGCCAAGAATCGTCAGGCCGAACCCGGTGGCTACCTCGGTGAGGTGGCCGACGAGCTTCTCGCTGGGGATGGGCTCGGCGCTACCGGCTTCTCGGAGCGACCCGAGCCTCGCCTCGGCGGTGGCCAACGCTGCCTTGGCGGCGCGTACGCGTTCACCGGCCCGCGCGATTGCCTCGTGCTGGGACCGTGCCTGCGCCTCGGCTTGCAGCGATGGCATGACCCCGAACGCGTATGCGAGCCCCCCGAGCGCGAGCACGCCCGCGACGCCGACGGCGTGGACGTGCACGGGCAGGACCTTGGTATGCATGGATTGAACTGGCTCGAAATCGGTCATGGCGTGTCTTTCTCGGCGGCCTTGGGCGCGATCACGCAGTCGATGGAGAATTCCGGACGCCCGCTCGTGCTGCGCAACGGCGTCATGCCGTGCCGGACGCTCTCGAACAGGCCCGTCTCGTCGAGCCGGGCCGCCAACTCGGCCGCGGTAGCCCTCGAGTTCGCGTCTCCCGTGATCGAGAGCGACCAGGACGGGACGCCGCCAGGCCGGGGCTGAACGTTGATGGAACGAAGGCGAATTCCCTCGCCCGCATTGCCGACGATGACGTCCAGCAGCGAGCCCCAGCGAAGCGATGCCGAGGCACGAGACCGGGCGTGTTCGGCGCCCTCCAGCGTGCGAACCCGGGCGCGGAGGTCGGCCAGGCTCGCCTCGATCGTCTCGGCCCGCTGCGTGAGGCCCGCGGGCATCGCCGGCGGCCGGGCGCGCGTCGCGAAGGCGGCGAGTACACCGCCGCCAACCAGGATCGACAGCGAGCACAACGCCAACGCCCACGCCGAGATGCATCGCTGCAATCGGCGGGCGGTGGCTCGGTGGCGCGGGAGCAGGTTCGTGCCGGTCATGCCAGGTCCTCCAGCAACGCGAGGCCGATCGCAGCCGCGAAACGACCGCCGACGGCCTGTCCGTTCCCATCGATGGGCTGGGCCACTGCGTTCTGGTAGCGGCTTGCAAGGACGTCCATGATGCCGGCCTGCTCACCCCCGGCCCCCAGCACGCTGATGGCTGCCGGCGCATGCGAGCGCGAGCGGTGGCGTGCGAACGCGATGCAGGCGTCGATCTCGGTCGCCAGGCGCCGTCCGACCTCGGCGTCGCCCTGCGATCCATCCAGCCGTAATCCCGCCGGCGTGCGCGCATACAACAGGGTGCTGTGGTGCAGCACGACGATGCGAACGCCCCAGGATTCCAGCCGTGCCCCGACCCGAACGGTGGCGGCCGTCGGTGCGGCAGCAAGCACGCGGCCCAACGCGCGCGACGGATCGTCGACGCCCGCGACGCGCAGCCCGGCTGATTCGAGTGCGCCAATCACCTCGTCGGTCGGTGCGATCTCGCAGCCAACGGCCATGACCTGGACCGCCGGCCCGGGCGTTGGCAGCCCCCAGTACGAGAGCTCGAAGGTACCGGGCTCCAGCTTCGTACGCTGGACGAACTCGGCATTGGCAAGCTGATCGATCGGCGCTCCCGATGTCGCGGGCGGAAGCTCCATCGTGGTGGTCTTCAGCGCCTCGGCCGGGGCATTGATCACGCAGGGCGCCGACTTGAAGCCATGCCGGAAGAGCAGCGATTCGAGTTCCACCGCCTCGGCCGGGGTGACGGCACCGTCCCCCGATCGGCGAGCCATCCGCACGCCGTGCAGGAGCGTCCAGCCGCTGCGGTTCAGCCGCACCTGGGCCGCCGTAATCGCGTCGGGAGAGATATCGATGCCGGTCCGTACGCTGCTCATGACGGTCTTCCCTTTATGATGCTCCAGCCGACGCGGTAAGGTCGAACAGCGGCAGGAACATGCTCGTGGCGATGCCACCGACGACGATGCCCAGCGTGACGAGGAGGAGCGGCTCGATGATGGCGCTGAGCGCCTTCAGCGTTGCTTCGTTCTCTTCCTCAAGGAAGTCGGCAACGTTGCCCAGCATCATGCCCATACGACCGGTCCGCTCGCCCGTGCGCACGCCCTCGCGAACGAGCCCGTGCAACAGGCTTGCTTCCTCGAACACGGTGCTGATCGGCTGGCCGACCTCGGCGGCGTCGTGAGCCTGACGGAGCAGCGCGGCGTACTCGGGACTACGCATCGAACCCGCGCACAGCGACAGCACGTCGAGCAGTGGCAGGTGGCTCTCGAGCAGCAGCGAGACCATCCGTGCCAGACGGGCGCTCGCGATCGATCGCGAGATGTCGCCAAGCTTGGGCGTCCGCAGCAGCGTGCGATCGATGAGCCTGGCCGTCGCGGGCTGCAGCAGGGCAAACCGCGCCAGCAGCGCTGCCGGCACGATGGAGGCCAGCCACGCCCACCAGTACTCGCGGAGCATGGTGCTGAGCCAGAGGAAGAACTGCGTGCTGGGCGGGATCGCCGTCTCCAGCGACTCGAACATCGACTCGAACCGCGGGAACACCATGATGAGCATCACGAGCACCACGATGAAACCGATGCCGATGAGGATGCAGGGGTAGATCATCGCACCGACGATCGCACGGCGCATCGCCAGCTTCTGGCGCATGAGCGCCGACACGCGTTCGAGCATGTCGCCCAGCTTGCCGCTCGTCTCGCCGGCCGCCACCATGGCTCTGCTCACGTCGTCGAAGTAGCCCGGGTGGGCGGTCATCGCGTCCGAGAGGGGCGTGCCCGACTCGATCTCGGCCTGCACACGCTTCAGCACCTTGCGAAACTTCTCGTCGCGCGTCTGCTGGGCCATCGCCTCGACGCCCTCGGACAGCGGCGTGCCCGAGGCAATGAGCACCGAAAGGTGCCGCATGAACTGCGAGATGTCGGCCAGCTTGCCCTTGGGTCCCTTGATGCGACGGCGCGCCTGGCCAACGCCCTTGTCGGGATTGATCTCCAGGACGATGATGCCGCGCGCCCGAAGCTTGTCGCGTGCCGCGGACTCGTCGGCGGCCTCGATCGTACCGCGCTTGGGCGCGCCGCTGGTCTCGTAGCCGACGTATCGCCACTTCATGCCGCTGCCTCCGCGGGCTTGGCGTCGTCAAGATCGTCGTCGCTCCGCGTGACACGGAGCGCTTCTTCGAGGCTGGTCGAGCCGCGCTTGGCGACGAGCACGGCCTCCTCGCGCAACGACTTGCCGCCGCCCTTGAAGAACGCCTCGCGGAGCTCCATCGACGACGCGCCCGCATGTACGAGGCGACGGATCGGCGGCGTGACCTCCATGACCTCATAGACGCCCAGCCGACCCTGGAAGCCCGTGTCGTGGCAGTGCTGGCAGCCCAGGCCGCGGCGGAAGGGCGCTCGCTGCTCGTCCTCGATGCCCGCCTCGGCCAGCAGCGTCTCGTCTGGGTAGTAGCGCGTCGCGCAGTGCTGGCAGATCGTCCGGGCCAGCCGCTGGGCGATGACGCCGTTGAGCGCACCGCTGAGGAGATACGGCTCGATGCCCATGTCCAGCAATCGCTCGACGGCGCCGGGCGCGTCGTTGGTGTGCAGCGTTGCGAGCACGACGTGCCCGGTGATGGCTGCCTGCGTGGCGACGCGGGCGGTGTCCTGGTCGCGGATCTCGCCGACCATGATGACGTCGGGGTCCTGACGCAGGATGCTGCGAAGGGCCTTGGCGAAGCTCAGGCCGATGGCGTCCTGCACCTGGATCTGGTTGATCAGGTCGAGCTGGTACTCGACCGGGTCTTCGACGGTCACGATGTTGCGCTCGGGGCTGCTGAGCAGTTCGAGCGCCGAGTAGAGCGTCGTTGACTTGCCGCTGCCCGTCGGCCCGGTCACGAGCATGAGCCCGTAGGGCTTGCGCAGCATCCGCGTGATGGTCATCATCAGCTCGGGGCGGATGCCCAGATCGGCCAGGCTCGAGTTCAGGTTGTCGCGGTCCAGGATGCGGATCACCAGCTTCTCGCCCAGCAGCGTGGGGATGCTGGAGACACGCAAGGACACCTCGCGGCCCTCGGCCATGATCCGGATCCGGCCCTCCTGGGGCATGCGCTTCTCGGCGATGTCGAGCTTGGCCAGGATCTTCACGCGCGACGCGATGGCCGAGTGCATGCCCTGCGGCGGGCGCATGAGGTCGCGCAGCGTGCCGTCGATGCGGTAGCGGATGCGCGTGCCCTTGTGGCTGGGCTCGATGTGGATGTCGCTGGCTCGGTCGCGGATGGCCGTCAGCACCGCCATGTTCACGAGGTTGACGATGGGGCTGCCGGCGATGATCTTGGCGAGGTCGCCCTCGGCCTCTTCCTCGTCGACGTTCTCCTTGTCGAAGACCTCGACGTCCGACTCGCGGAGCTGCGACAGGAAGGCCGTCAGGTTCGCCTGACTCTGGGCGTACTTGTCGATGAATTCATCGATGTTGGCGCGAAGCGCCAGCACGGGCCTGATGCGGCACTCGGTGATCGCGCTCAGGCGATCGATCGTGGGCAGCGACTGCGGCTCGGCCATCGCCACGGTCATCTCGTCGCGGATGCGGAACATCGGCATGACGCCCAGCTCGTGGGCGACGTCGGCGGTCACGAGCTTGAGCAACTCGGGGTCGACCAGCCCGTGCCGGAGCACGCACGAGGGCAGGTCCAGGTGCTGGCCCAGCGTGTGGACGAGCGTGGCGGGCGAGATGATGCCCTCTTCAACGAGGATCTCGCCCAGCAGCGTGCCTTCGGCCTGCTGGCGCTGCAGCGCGGCGCCGAGCTGGTCCTCGGTGATGACGCCGCGGTCGACCAGCACGTCGCCGATGCGGGCGACCGGTGGCGGCGTGGCGGCCTGGTCGTGGGTCGGTCGTTCGTCGCTGGCGGAACTCACAGGAAGCTCCTCGCAGCCGACACGCCGTCGGCATAGATGTCGAAGCGTCCGGCGATGCCCGTCAGCTCGAGGCACTCCCGCACGGTCTCGTGCAAGCCGCAGAGCTTCAGCACGCGGCCGGCGGCACCGAGCTGGTCGGTCGCGTCGAGGAGCGACTCGAGCGCGGCGCTGTCCATGAAGGGGACGGCGGTAGCGTCGACGACGCAGCGGCCCATCGATCGCGTGGCCGCGTCGAGCAGCTTCGTGCGGAACACGGCCGAGTCCTGCTGCGTGATGGCCCCATCGGGCCTGACGAAGGTGACGGCCCCCCGCACCTGCTCATCGATGCGCATCGTTCCGCTCCCTTCAAGCGACGAGCCGACCACCGGGAATGAACATCGTGAAGACGCTGCCCTTGCCCGGCTCGGAGTCGACGTCGATGCCGCCCTCGTGGCCCAGCATGATTTCCTTGGCGAGCGTGAGGCCCAGGCCCGTGCCCTGGGTGCCCGAGGCCCGTACGTCGTCGGTGCGGTAGAACCGCTCGAAGATGCGCTGGCGGTCGGCCTCGGCGATGCCCACGCCCGTATCGCGTACGGAAACGTCCAGCCCCTCGTCGCCCCAGTCGGCTGACAAGGTGACGACGCCGCCCTCCGGCGTGTACTTGATGGCGTTGCCCAGCACGTTGTGGTAGGCCTGGAGCAGCTTGTCGCGGTCGCCGCGCACGACGGGCAGCTTGGGCGGCAGCGTGAACTTCAGCGTGACGCCCTTGCCCTTGGCCTGGTTCTCGAACTCGAGACGCAGCTCTTCGAAGAGCTGATCAAGCCGTACTTCGCCCTCCTGGATCGACAGCGCCCCGGCTTCCATCTCGCTCACGCTGAGCATGTCGGAGACGACGCGCTCGAGCCGGCGAACCTCTTGGTTGATGACGTTCAGGCACGTGCCCAGCATCGCCTCGTCGCAATCGTCGCCCAGCGCCGTCTCGGCATACAGACGCATGTTGGTCAGCGGCGTGCGCAGCTCGTGGGTGGCGTGGGCAATGAAGTTGGCCCGCGCCTCCTCGGCCGCGTTGAGCTGGGTGATGTCCTCGATCACGACGACGTGGCCGTCCATGCCTTGGCCGTCGCGCACCGTAATGCGGAGGTGGGACGTCGCTTCACCGATCGTGCGATCGAGCTCGATGGTCCCCCGACGCAGGCCGTGCCCTCCCGGAGCATTCACCAGCGCCGAAACGTCGAGCACGTCGGTGAGCGGCTTGTGCTGGAGCTCGGCGAGATCGACGCCCAGCAGCATGACCGCTGCCGTGTTGGCGAATCGGATGTCCAGTCCCGGGCCGACCACCAGCACGCCCTGCCAGAGTGCCGAGCAAACCGAGGTCGCAAGCTGGCCGTCGCCGGTCGCGGCCGCGATTCCTGGCTCGTGGCCGGCGGTCTTGCGAGCAGGTCCTTCCTGGAGGCGGTCGACGAGGGCGTTCCAGGCGCCGGCCTCGGGGCCGAAGCGATCGGCCAGCCGCAGTTCGCTCGGAGCCGCCTTGTGGTTTTCGGACGCGAGGACCGCCTCGCGGAGGGCGCTCATCGAGAGCATGCGGCCGCGCACCCAGCGGCCCATCAAGACCAAGCCGAGGATGGCTCCTGCGCCAATGGCACCGAGTTCGACCCAGGCCTGGACCGTCTCGGGGCGACCTGCGGCGTCGATGTAGAGCCAGGAATAAGCCCCGATAACCACGGCCACGATGCCAACCGACGCGGCGACGAATCCGAGGATCGTGCGTTCACGCCGGTGCAGCAAGCTGATGCCCATGATGCAAACCCCTGCCAGGCACCGACTTGGGTGACCATCACGCCAAGACGGAGTCGCTCATCGAGGTCTATCGACCAGGACGGGGCGGCACTGAAGGCAAGTTGGGCGGATTCTGCGGACTCGCGAAGGTGGGCGATCAGTCGAAGCGGAAGACGCCCTTGCGGAGGCCGTACAGGAAGGCGACCACCGTCGTGAAGAGGAAGAAGAGGATGCGGACCAGCCACCAGAGGCGGTCTTCGGAGCCGAGCTCGAGGTTGGCGAACGTCGTGGCCCATGGATACAGGAACACGACCTCGACGTCGAACACCAGGAACACCATGGCGATCAGGTAGAACCGCACGTTGAACCGCTTGCGGGCCGTGCCCACGGGCTCCATGCCGCTCTCATACGACAGGGCCTTGGTCTCACCGGCCCGATTCGGGCCGAGGATGCGCGTGAGCACCAGGTTCATCACCGAAAAGCCCACCACGGCCATCAAGATGATCGCCAAGGGCAGGTAGGCTACAGGATCGGTCACGCCGAGCAGCATGGGCCGAGGATAGGCCGGTTGAGGGCGGTCTTTCCGCTCGGCACCCTTGCACGACCGTCGGGGCAGGCCCACCCCGGGGTGCCACTTTGGCGGTCCGGTGCGCCGAAGGCCGGTGGTGGGCAGGGCGGGCGAGGCTCCAGCCGTGATCTGGCGCGCCGTCGGGGTTGGCGCGCCCCTTGTAAGGGTGAGCCTCGGAGATGGTTCCGACCGCCTCGGCGGCGGGCTGTTTGATTCCGACCGACGACCCCTGATCTACTGGAGACTGCGACCCATGGCCGTCAAAGAGCTGACCTTCGACACCGACGCACGCCAGGCCCTGCTCGCCGGCGTGGAGAAGCTGGCCCGCGCGGTCAAGAGCACCCTGGGGCCCAAAGGCCGCAACGCGGTGCTCGACAAGTCCTGGGGCGGGCCGACCGTGACCAAGGACGGCGTGTCCGTTGCGGAGGAGATCGAGCTTCGCGACCCGGCCGAGGACATGGGCGCCCGGCTGGTGAAGGAAGCCGCCAGCAAGACCAGCGACGACGCCGGCGACGGCACGACCACCGCCACCGTGCTGGCCGAGGCCCTCTTCCGCCAGGGCCTGAAGTACGTGGCCGCGGGCGTGGACGCCAACGCTCTGGTCCGCGGCATGCGTCTGGCCGTGGAGGCGGCCACCGGCGCGATCGATGATCTGGCCACCCCGATCAAGGGCAAGGCCGACATCCAGAACGTCGCCACCATCAGCGCCAACAACGACGCCGAGATCGGCAAGATCATGGCCGACGCCTTCGAGAAGGTGGGCAAGGACGGCGTGATCACCGTCGAAGAGGGCCGCGGCCTGGAGACCGAGGTCACGGTCGTCGAGGGCATGCAGTTTGACCGCGGTTACTTGTCGGCCAACTTCGTGACCGACGCCGACGCGATGCGCGTCGAGTTCGACAAGGCGCTCGTGCTGATCCACGAGGACAAGATCGACAACGTGCAGAAGCTCGTGCCCGTGCTCGAGAAGGTGATGAGCGCCAAGAAGCCGCTGCTCATCATCGCCGAAGACATTACGGGCGAGGCGCTATCGACGCTGGTCATCAACAAGCTGCGCGGCACGTTGCAGGTCGCCGCCGTCAAGGCTCCGGGCTATGGCGACCGCCGCAAGGCCATGCTGAACGACATCGCCGTGCTGACGGGCGCGACGGCCGTGATGAAGGACCTGGGCATGGACCTGGAGAAGGTCACGCTCGGCGACCTGGGCATGGCCAAGAAGGTCGAGATCGACGCGGACAACACGACGATCATCGAGGGTGCCGGCAAAACCAGCGACATCCAGAGCCGCATCGGCCAGATCCGCCGGGAGATCGAGGAGTCGACCAGCGACTACGACCGCGAGAAGCTGCAGGAGCGGCTGGCGAAGCTCGCCGGCGGCGTGGCTCAGATCAAGGTGGGCGCCGCGAGCGAGGCCGAGATGAAGGAGCGCAAGGCCCGCGTCGAGGACGCGCTGCACGCCACCCGCGCGGCGGTCGCCGAGGGCATCGTGCCCGGCGGCGGCACCAGCTTCATCCACGCCGTCGCGGCCATCGAGAAGCTCAAGGAGTGGAAGGCCGTGTTCGGCAAGGAGCGCGACGTGTCGGCCGACGAGGTAGGCCACGCGAAGTACGACGTAGCCTCGGGCATGCACATGGTGCGCGACGCCCTGACCGTGCCGACCAAGACCATCGCCGACAACGCCGGTGTCAAGGGCACCGTCGTGGTCGCCCGCATCCAGGAGCAGATCGAGAGCGACCCGAAGACCAACTTCGGCTACAACGCGCTCACCGACACCTACGAGGACCTGGTGAAGGCCGGCGTGATGACGCCCGCGAAGGTCGATCGCTCGGCCCTGCAGAACGCCGCGAGCGTTGCGAGCGTGCTGCTCGCGGCCGACTGCCTGATCACCGAGAAGCCCGGCGCCGACGACGACGCCGGCGGCGCCCCTGACATGGACGGCATGGGTGGAATGGGCGGCATGGGTGGCATGGGCATGGGCGGCATGGGTGGCATGCCTGGAATGGGTGGCATGGGCTTCTAGACGAGCAGCCGCCCCGCGTTTGCCAACGAAAGCAAGAAGATCACGAGCGACCGAGCTCAGGAGCACAGAAGCAATGAACGTCAAGCCTCTCGATGACAGAATCGTCGTTCGCCCCGCGCCGCAGGAGACCAAGACCGAGTCTGGCATCTACCTGCCCGAGACGAGCAAGGAGCGGCCCATGACCGGCAAGGTCATCGCCGTCGGGCCGGGCCGTCGCCTGGATAACGGCGAGCGTGCCAAGCCCACCGTGAAGAAGGGCGACACCGTGGTGTACGGCAAGTACGCCGGGACCGAGGTCGAGGTGAAGGGCGACGAGCACCTGATCCTGCGCGAGAGCGAGCTTCTCGGCGTTCTCGATCGCTGATGCCCGTCGGCCCTTCTTCTGAAACCTGAAACGATACTGACCGGCCCGGCCGGAGGAGCGCACGCGTGTCCCACAAGCAAGTCATGTTCGATGATGCCGCCCTGCAGGAGATGAAGCAGGGTGTCGACCGCCTGGCCAACGCCGTCAAGTGCACGATGGGCCCGGCCGGTCGGAACGTGGTCATCCAGAAGAGCTTCGGCAATCCGCAGGTGACCAAGGACGGTGTGAGCGTGGCTCGCGAGGTCGAGCTTCCCGAGCCGTTCGCGTCGATGGGCGCGAAGATGGTCCATCAAGTGGCCAAGAAGACCAACGACAAGGCCGGCGACGGCACGACGACCGCGACGGTGCTAGCCCAGGCGATCTTCAACGCCGGGCTCAAGCACGTGGCCGCCGGCGCTAACGCCGTGCAGGTGCAGCGCGGCGTGAACAACGCGGCCCAGGCTGCGAGCGACGCCATCGAGGGCTTCGCCGTCAAGTGCAAGGGCAAGGACGACTACCGCAAGGTGGCGACCGTGTCGGCCAACCACGACGCGTCGGTCGGCGAGCTCATCGCCGAGGCCATCAGCAAGGTCGGGGCCGAGGGCGTGGTCGAGGTCGAGGAAGGCCGCGGCAACGAGACCGAGCTCGAGTTCGTCGAGGGCATGCAGTTCGACAAGGGCTACATGTCGCCCTACTTCATGACCGACCCCAAGAGCGCCGAGTGCGTGCTCGAGGACTGCCTGATCCTCATCCACGAGAAGAAGATCGCCAACCTGACCGACCTGCTGCCGCTCTTGAACAAGGCCGTGTCGGCCGGCAAGCCGCTGCTGATCATCGCTGAGGACATGGAGAACGAGGCGCTGGCGACGCTGGTGATCAACCGCCTGCGCGGCTCGCTGAAGATCGCGGCCGTCAAGGCGCCGGGTTTCGGTGATCGTCGCAAGGCGATGCTGCAGGACATCGGCATCCTGACCGGCGGCACGTTCTTCGCCGAGGACCTGGGCCGCAGCCTCGAGTCGATCGAGCTCAATGAGCTTGGCAAGGCCAAGAAGGTCGTCATCACCAAGGACGACACCACGATCATCGAGGGCGCGGGCAAGAAGAAGGACATCACTGCCCGGGCCGAGCAGATCAAGGCCCAGCACGAGGCCTCGACCAGCGAGTACGACCGCGAGAAGCTGATGGAGCGCCACGCCAAGCTCACCGGCGGCGTATGCATCATCCACGTCGGCGGCTCGAGCGAGGTCGAGATGAAGCAGCGCAAGGACCTCGTCGAGGACGCGCTCGCGGCGACCCGCGGCGCGGCCAAGGAGGGCTACGTGGCCGGCGGCGGCGTCGCGCTCTTGCGCACCCAGGACGCCATCGAGGCGGCCCGCAAGAAGGCCAAGGGCGACGAGCAGATCGGCTACGACATCGTCTATGACGCGGTCGAGAGCTGCGTGCGTCAGATCGCCGAGAACGCCGGCTTCGA contains:
- the groL gene encoding chaperonin GroEL (60 kDa chaperone family; promotes refolding of misfolded polypeptides especially under stressful conditions; forms two stacked rings of heptamers to form a barrel-shaped 14mer; ends can be capped by GroES; misfolded proteins enter the barrel where they are refolded when GroES binds); its protein translation is MSHKQVMFDDAALQEMKQGVDRLANAVKCTMGPAGRNVVIQKSFGNPQVTKDGVSVAREVELPEPFASMGAKMVHQVAKKTNDKAGDGTTTATVLAQAIFNAGLKHVAAGANAVQVQRGVNNAAQAASDAIEGFAVKCKGKDDYRKVATVSANHDASVGELIAEAISKVGAEGVVEVEEGRGNETELEFVEGMQFDKGYMSPYFMTDPKSAECVLEDCLILIHEKKIANLTDLLPLLNKAVSAGKPLLIIAEDMENEALATLVINRLRGSLKIAAVKAPGFGDRRKAMLQDIGILTGGTFFAEDLGRSLESIELNELGKAKKVVITKDDTTIIEGAGKKKDITARAEQIKAQHEASTSEYDREKLMERHAKLTGGVCIIHVGGSSEVEMKQRKDLVEDALAATRGAAKEGYVAGGGVALLRTQDAIEAARKKAKGDEQIGYDIVYDAVESCVRQIAENAGFDGDLVVENVREGKANEGFDASTGEYLDLVKAGIIDAALVPRTALINAASVAGLMLTTEVLVTELKDETEPVVGAVS